A stretch of the Clostridium novyi genome encodes the following:
- a CDS encoding sigma factor regulator N-terminal domain-containing protein, whose amino-acid sequence MFTFQKFSCFIYNKKKGWKDDKLNKAVKKGKRKNLLTNILIAVIVFFLGSALNSFITKIIASISRNRLEMSTKIQISNAYIGKSVDVLGFLGGSSHYTLYKEVGWRPVPLYSSVSSFGLNSMISSGTGIDNFRHKGWDVYHWENGYRQLIFFHPDIKYKKYKKDFKDFDSIPDDKIIEMGLFFDKKYNLRNFNTLIPNINISWLWLDTYTKEQMARYKKDVNEFSGKSSYILEGSVLGVRTEGNVVLDNIFKANYSGLLNRLRKLGYKEVYNYLKERKIPAEII is encoded by the coding sequence TTGTTTACATTTCAAAAGTTTAGTTGTTTTATTTATAATAAAAAGAAAGGATGGAAAGATGATAAATTAAATAAAGCGGTTAAAAAGGGTAAAAGAAAAAATTTACTTACAAACATATTAATTGCTGTAATTGTATTTTTTTTAGGTTCAGCTTTAAACAGTTTTATAACTAAAATAATTGCTAGTATAAGTAGAAATCGTCTAGAAATGTCTACAAAAATTCAAATTTCCAATGCATATATAGGTAAAAGTGTTGATGTTTTAGGATTTCTTGGTGGTAGTAGTCACTATACTTTATATAAAGAAGTTGGATGGCGACCTGTACCATTATATAGTAGTGTATCCTCTTTCGGATTAAATAGTATGATTTCATCAGGAACAGGTATTGATAATTTTCGCCATAAAGGTTGGGATGTTTATCATTGGGAAAATGGATATAGACAGCTTATATTCTTCCATCCTGATATTAAATATAAAAAATATAAAAAGGACTTTAAAGATTTTGACTCTATTCCAGATGATAAAATCATAGAAATGGGATTATTCTTTGATAAAAAGTATAATCTTCGTAATTTCAATACCTTAATACCAAATATTAATATATCTTGGCTATGGTTAGATACTTATACTAAAGAACAAATGGCTAGATATAAAAAAGATGTTAATGAATTTTCTGGTAAATCATCCTATATACTAGAAGGTAGTGTTTTAGGCGTACGAACAGAGGGAAATGTTGTATTAGATAATATATTTAAAGCCAATTATAGTGGATTATTAAATAGACTTAGAAAATTAGGATATAAAGAAGTTTACAATTACCTTAAAGAAAGAAAAATTCCTGCTGAAATTATTTGA
- a CDS encoding tetratricopeptide repeat protein, translated as MNKRKILKIIMLSIVSLILLMGCSNKKEAKKSIENIDTLIVSAQKYFESKDYNNAIYTYKKALAKLPKDIDIRINLSNIYFNIQQYSKSEEFLISALKLNSDRLDIYDKLVKTYNKMGYDSSYILESCNKNNIHISDKTKEKLTNKFNILGIENKTRENNINESFNHGLLNRIYYLSQDSNIRSTPNYYEDGRNILTSAKKGEKIIELNPQWTYEQDSLTGRDRCWINIKLSNGKIGWISKRALDMTNR; from the coding sequence TTGAATAAGAGAAAAATTTTAAAAATAATTATGCTTTCTATAGTATCATTAATACTTTTAATGGGATGTTCTAATAAAAAGGAAGCCAAGAAATCAATAGAAAATATAGATACTTTAATTGTATCTGCACAAAAATATTTTGAAAGTAAAGATTATAATAATGCTATTTATACTTATAAAAAAGCTTTAGCTAAATTACCTAAAGATATCGATATTAGAATTAATTTATCAAATATTTATTTTAATATTCAACAGTATTCAAAATCAGAAGAATTCTTAATAAGTGCTTTAAAATTAAATTCAGATAGACTAGATATTTATGATAAGTTAGTGAAGACATATAATAAAATGGGATATGATAGTTCATATATACTAGAATCATGTAACAAAAACAATATACATATATCAGATAAAACAAAAGAAAAGCTTACCAATAAGTTTAATATTTTAGGAATTGAAAATAAAACTAGAGAAAATAATATTAATGAATCATTTAACCATGGTTTACTTAATAGAATTTATTATTTATCACAAGATTCTAATATTAGATCAACACCTAATTACTATGAAGATGGTAGAAATATATTAACATCAGCTAAAAAAGGAGAAAAAATAATAGAGTTAAATCCCCAATGGACATATGAACAAGATTCATTAACAGGTAGAGATAGATGTTGGATTAATATTAAATTATCTAATGGCAAAATAGGATGGATTAGTAAAAGAGCATTAGATATGACTAATAGATAA
- a CDS encoding trypsin-like peptidase domain-containing protein, protein MNCNCYIDSKIACICENEYKFFFSKANVTGVGLGYKIKNGFYTCQKCIVVYVSNKLSSNEIYEQDLIPEIYKGIATDVVQIGIMSIDRDSLCSNFNQNDSLTKKIRPVQGGYSISVITINGAATMGCVVTDNHDNYMLSNNHVLADLNTVPIGTAVVQPGVLDGGKSPDDIVGALSQYTPISFEETNLVDCAIARVLNKRNVSPKIALVNAPKGVISPKFGQSVKKVGRTTALTTGKITGVKTTFRFNIKGQDIIFRNQILADIMTSPGDSGSILLSDNDYAIGLIMTGGGGKSVINTISDVLRSLNVSLITI, encoded by the coding sequence ATGAATTGTAATTGTTATATAGATTCTAAAATTGCTTGCATATGTGAAAATGAATATAAATTTTTCTTTTCTAAAGCAAATGTAACAGGAGTGGGACTTGGTTATAAAATAAAAAATGGTTTTTATACTTGCCAAAAATGTATTGTTGTATATGTAAGTAATAAATTATCATCAAACGAAATATATGAGCAGGATTTAATTCCAGAAATATACAAAGGAATTGCAACAGATGTAGTACAAATTGGTATTATGTCTATTGATCGTGATAGTTTGTGTAGTAATTTTAATCAGAATGATTCATTAACTAAAAAAATACGTCCTGTACAAGGGGGATATAGTATAAGTGTTATAACTATAAATGGAGCTGCTACTATGGGATGTGTTGTAACTGATAATCATGATAATTATATGCTAAGTAATAATCATGTTTTAGCTGATCTTAATACCGTTCCTATAGGAACTGCTGTAGTTCAACCTGGTGTTTTAGATGGTGGTAAATCTCCTGATGATATAGTTGGAGCACTTTCACAATATACTCCAATAAGTTTTGAAGAAACAAATCTTGTTGATTGTGCCATAGCTAGGGTCTTAAATAAAAGAAATGTATCTCCTAAAATAGCTTTGGTAAATGCACCTAAAGGTGTGATTTCTCCTAAATTCGGACAAAGTGTAAAGAAGGTTGGTAGAACAACTGCTCTTACAACAGGAAAAATAACTGGTGTTAAAACCACTTTTAGATTTAATATAAAAGGACAAGATATTATATTTAGAAATCAAATATTAGCAGATATTATGACTAGTCCTGGTGATTCAGGATCTATATTATTAAGTGATAATGATTATGCCATAGGTCTTATTATGACTGGTGGTGGTGGAAAATCCGTTATTAATACTATTTCAGATGTTCTTAGAAGTTTGAATGTATCTCTTATTACAATATAA
- the glpQ gene encoding glycerophosphodiester phosphodiesterase: MKKTKLLAIVIASFMTLGAVGCTQTNKTTTSNITNKTIIAHRGASGYLPEHTLEAYSLSYGLGADYIEADVCLTKDGVPIVMHDIHLDTTTNVAKIFPDRKRKDGRYYIIDFTLQEIKKLSVNERIDLKTNEAVFKDRFPLHKSHFEVPTLEEEIQLIQGLNKSTGKNVGIYPELKNPKFHTENGQDIGSVTLKILEKYGYNDKNSKCYLQCFDPTYLKYMKNKLKTKCKIVQLIGLQSWEDNKNDNVAQMLSKEGLKEMAKYADGIGPWYGQILNNDGKLEKSQDVTNPDLVADAHEAGLVVHPYTVRKDQLPKYAKDADSLLRKLLFDANVDGLFTDFTDLGVKAVKEGPLK; this comes from the coding sequence ATGAAAAAAACAAAATTATTAGCAATTGTTATAGCTTCATTTATGACTCTTGGAGCTGTTGGATGTACACAAACTAATAAAACAACTACATCTAATATTACTAATAAAACTATAATAGCTCATAGAGGAGCATCAGGTTACCTACCTGAACATACATTAGAAGCATATTCTCTTTCCTATGGATTAGGTGCAGACTATATTGAAGCTGATGTATGCTTAACAAAAGATGGAGTGCCAATAGTAATGCACGATATTCATCTTGATACTACAACTAATGTAGCTAAAATTTTTCCAGATAGAAAACGTAAAGATGGAAGATATTATATTATAGACTTTACTTTACAAGAAATAAAAAAACTAAGTGTTAATGAACGTATTGATTTAAAAACAAATGAAGCTGTATTTAAAGATAGATTTCCATTACACAAATCACATTTTGAAGTTCCTACTTTAGAAGAAGAGATACAATTAATTCAAGGATTAAATAAAAGTACCGGTAAGAATGTTGGAATTTATCCAGAACTTAAAAATCCTAAATTTCATACTGAAAATGGTCAAGACATCGGTAGTGTTACCTTAAAAATCCTTGAAAAATATGGATATAATGATAAGAATTCAAAATGTTATCTTCAATGTTTTGACCCAACTTATTTGAAGTATATGAAAAATAAACTTAAAACTAAATGCAAAATAGTTCAACTTATAGGACTTCAATCTTGGGAAGACAATAAAAATGATAATGTTGCACAAATGTTATCTAAAGAAGGCTTAAAAGAAATGGCTAAATATGCTGATGGAATAGGTCCTTGGTATGGACAAATTTTAAATAATGATGGAAAACTAGAAAAAAGTCAAGATGTTACAAATCCAGATCTTGTAGCAGATGCACATGAAGCAGGACTTGTAGTTCATCCATATACTGTTCGCAAAGATCAATTACCTAAGTATGCAAAGGATGCTGATTCTTTACTTAGAAAATTATTATTTGATGCAAATGTAGATGGATTATTTACTGATTTTACTGATTTAGGAGTTAAAGCTGTTAAGGAAGGTCCTTTAAAATAA
- a CDS encoding trypsin-like serine protease — translation MDCKNVNTCCCYCRPCNKNTLEEKISYIASNEYEIFLKKANVVGVGLGYKVTSGFCTFQKCIKVFVTKKVYENELPEADLVPAIYKGIITDTVDSGYFQPQSLTEKIRPVICGYSLGPVNALGGTLGCLVTDGFSRFFLSNNHVLADFNSLSINTPILQPSANDGGKSPADVVGNLSNFIPLERVTAFKRPTNYVDCAIARLIDKSIASPAIALVGPPKGTKQPQLNSSVKKVGKTSELTTGTITAINVTYTADYGIKEVLFKNQIVTTFLSQPGDSGSVLLDNDNYVLGLIIGGSNTMTVSNNISDVLRLMSIGIVTS, via the coding sequence ATGGATTGTAAAAATGTAAATACTTGTTGTTGTTACTGTAGACCTTGTAACAAGAACACATTAGAAGAAAAAATCTCTTATATTGCTTCTAATGAATATGAGATTTTTCTTAAAAAAGCTAATGTGGTAGGTGTTGGTCTTGGATATAAAGTAACAAGTGGTTTCTGTACTTTTCAAAAATGCATTAAAGTATTTGTAACTAAAAAAGTTTATGAAAACGAATTACCTGAAGCTGATTTAGTTCCAGCTATATATAAAGGAATTATTACAGATACAGTAGATAGTGGATATTTTCAGCCACAATCATTAACTGAAAAAATTCGACCAGTTATTTGTGGATATAGTTTAGGACCTGTAAATGCGCTAGGTGGTACTTTAGGATGTCTAGTGACAGATGGCTTTAGTAGGTTTTTCTTAAGCAATAACCATGTTCTTGCTGATTTCAATAGTTTATCAATTAATACACCTATATTACAACCAAGTGCTAATGATGGTGGAAAATCTCCAGCAGATGTAGTTGGAAATCTTTCAAATTTCATTCCTTTAGAGCGTGTAACCGCTTTTAAAAGACCAACCAATTATGTAGATTGTGCAATTGCAAGATTAATTGATAAATCTATAGCATCTCCTGCAATTGCTTTAGTTGGGCCTCCTAAAGGTACAAAACAACCTCAATTAAATTCCTCTGTAAAAAAAGTAGGTAAAACTTCTGAATTAACTACAGGAACTATAACTGCTATAAATGTAACTTATACAGCAGATTATGGTATAAAAGAAGTTTTATTTAAAAATCAAATAGTTACAACATTTTTATCACAACCAGGAGATTCTGGGTCAGTTCTACTAGATAATGATAATTACGTCTTAGGACTTATTATAGGTGGAAGTAACACTATGACAGTTTCTAATAATATAAGTGATGTTTTAAGATTAATGAGTATTGGAATTGTTACTAGTTAA
- a CDS encoding trypsin-like serine protease, with translation MQKLISHICNYEYQYFLNKANVVGVGCGYKVKNGFYTNKLCLQVFTKRKLLSNQLNLQELVPNLYKGILTDVVQSGVFTQHSFTNKIRPVIGGYGIGNSHIQNKTGTLGCLVTDGEYNYILSCNHILANNNLAPLGTKIIQPSFQYGGDFKTDVIAILSKFIPLEFEGILKKPTNYSDCAIAKVLNKSLVSPKIALIGMPKETIIPKLNKEVAKVGERTELTTGRIISINTTIEVNCSSAGKKALFKDQIITTSMSNPGDSGAILLDRNHNVIGILISGAESHSTFSPIVYTLKQLNVRLVTSELYNKIDYF, from the coding sequence ATGCAAAAATTAATTTCTCATATATGTAATTATGAGTATCAGTATTTTTTAAATAAAGCAAATGTAGTGGGGGTCGGTTGTGGTTATAAAGTTAAAAATGGATTTTATACTAATAAACTATGTCTTCAAGTATTTACAAAAAGAAAACTTCTTAGTAATCAATTAAATTTACAGGAGTTAGTTCCTAATTTATATAAAGGAATTTTAACAGATGTAGTTCAAAGTGGAGTTTTTACACAACATTCATTTACAAATAAAATTAGACCAGTTATAGGAGGATATGGTATAGGAAATAGTCATATTCAAAACAAAACAGGAACATTAGGATGTTTAGTTACTGATGGTGAATATAATTATATATTAAGTTGTAATCATATTCTTGCCAATAATAATTTAGCTCCATTAGGTACTAAAATAATTCAGCCAAGTTTTCAATATGGTGGTGATTTTAAAACAGATGTAATAGCAATTCTCTCTAAATTTATTCCTTTAGAATTTGAAGGAATTCTAAAAAAGCCTACTAATTATTCAGATTGTGCTATAGCTAAAGTATTAAATAAGTCTTTAGTATCTCCTAAGATTGCTTTGATTGGAATGCCAAAAGAAACAATTATTCCTAAGTTAAATAAAGAAGTAGCAAAGGTTGGTGAAAGAACTGAATTAACAACTGGAAGAATTATTAGTATAAACACTACTATTGAAGTTAATTGTTCTTCTGCAGGTAAAAAAGCTTTATTTAAAGATCAAATAATTACTACATCAATGAGTAATCCTGGAGATTCTGGAGCTATATTATTAGATAGAAATCATAATGTTATAGGGATTCTTATTAGTGGTGCTGAATCTCACAGTACATTTAGTCCAATAGTCTATACATTAAAACAATTAAATGTACGTCTTGTTACTTCAGAGTTATACAATAAAATAGATTATTTTTAA
- a CDS encoding tubulin-like doman-containing protein, whose protein sequence is MEKKDILFVGIGEAGGKLLNEILKKDKRYVGLYINSNYDDFADLETANDNMYIITAGQGTGKNRQKSKALLKSNINSIMDEILKYRTSEVVHFLFSLGGGTGGGSTPTIIKALGKLQKNGRFNKIINITCILPAYDEGKRYRKNAIECWNEIAELENINSIYMLDNNSKKDEEEINIEFARQFDIFMNMSKNTPSKELKSRIDAEEIGNLATSVGSTVFYELPNANSNLEVSIAEALNSSIFATSEEDVSKCEYVGIVTQEGLYNQKEIENMFNPEEYTVGAYSKEHNFIVVTGRPPQKESIETLKESIEEEEQNKTNDNVLSNLKVHTDIDTKQPEAVQKKTQQQIQKSKIETLEEKSVDDLLEDDDLWDDIF, encoded by the coding sequence ATGGAAAAAAAAGATATACTATTTGTAGGTATAGGTGAAGCCGGTGGAAAACTACTTAATGAAATATTAAAAAAAGATAAAAGATATGTAGGGCTTTATATAAATAGTAATTATGATGATTTTGCTGATTTAGAAACTGCTAATGATAATATGTATATTATTACAGCTGGACAAGGTACTGGTAAGAATAGACAAAAGAGCAAAGCACTATTAAAGAGTAATATTAATTCAATAATGGATGAGATATTAAAATACAGAACTTCAGAAGTAGTACATTTCTTATTTAGTTTAGGTGGAGGTACTGGTGGTGGAAGCACACCAACTATTATAAAAGCATTAGGTAAATTACAAAAAAACGGAAGATTTAATAAAATAATAAATATTACTTGCATTTTACCTGCATATGATGAAGGAAAAAGATACAGAAAAAATGCAATAGAATGTTGGAATGAAATTGCTGAATTAGAAAATATAAATTCTATATATATGCTAGACAATAATAGCAAAAAAGATGAGGAAGAAATAAATATCGAGTTTGCTAGACAATTTGATATATTTATGAATATGTCTAAGAATACTCCATCAAAAGAGTTGAAAAGTAGAATTGATGCAGAAGAGATTGGTAACTTAGCAACTAGCGTAGGTTCAACTGTATTTTATGAATTGCCAAATGCTAATAGTAACCTAGAGGTATCAATAGCTGAAGCACTAAATAGTAGCATATTCGCTACATCAGAAGAAGATGTTTCTAAGTGTGAATATGTTGGAATAGTAACTCAAGAAGGTTTATATAACCAAAAAGAAATAGAAAATATGTTCAATCCAGAAGAATATACTGTTGGAGCTTATAGCAAAGAACATAATTTTATAGTTGTTACAGGTAGACCACCACAAAAGGAATCTATAGAAACACTTAAAGAAAGTATAGAAGAGGAAGAACAAAATAAAACAAATGACAATGTTTTATCTAACTTGAAAGTACATACAGATATAGATACAAAGCAACCTGAAGCAGTACAAAAGAAAACTCAACAACAAATACAAAAATCAAAAATTGAAACACTTGAAGAAAAGTCAGTTGATGATTTATTAGAAGATGATGATTTATGGGATGATATATTTTAA
- a CDS encoding MerR family transcriptional regulator, which yields MENNNNPENKKKYVDIDYEEISEKQINGKPLYYSTKQVAEILQEPTSRIRYWCDCFDVFLNIQRSGQNRQFTEQDIEKLKYIRKLLKKDGLTINQVKEYCSEKDVTMLQEQVKSQDPIALQALATAIMTEMETRIQLIQKKIIEDITIEVTKNISEKITQSISEELNIQKQYLDNTKKDMKDYISVTVEDKFNKNIDHLKTHINVTTQNLCKQMKDDDINLVNNLKKHMEERRQQIEDQNKKGFFSKLFKK from the coding sequence ATGGAAAACAATAACAATCCTGAAAATAAAAAAAAATATGTAGATATAGATTATGAGGAAATATCAGAGAAACAGATAAATGGTAAGCCATTATATTATAGTACAAAACAAGTTGCTGAAATTTTACAAGAACCCACTAGTAGAATTAGATATTGGTGTGATTGTTTTGACGTTTTTTTAAATATACAACGTTCAGGACAGAACAGACAGTTTACTGAACAAGATATTGAAAAATTAAAATACATAAGAAAACTACTAAAAAAAGATGGATTAACTATAAATCAAGTAAAAGAATATTGTTCAGAAAAAGATGTTACTATGCTTCAAGAACAAGTAAAATCTCAAGATCCTATAGCATTACAGGCTTTAGCAACTGCTATTATGACAGAAATGGAAACAAGAATTCAATTAATACAGAAAAAAATCATTGAAGATATAACTATTGAGGTAACTAAAAATATATCTGAAAAAATAACTCAAAGCATATCAGAAGAATTAAATATTCAAAAGCAATATTTAGACAATACAAAGAAAGATATGAAGGATTATATATCTGTGACAGTTGAGGACAAGTTTAATAAAAATATAGATCATTTAAAGACTCATATAAATGTTACTACACAAAACCTATGTAAACAAATGAAAGATGATGATATTAATTTAGTTAATAATTTAAAGAAACATATGGAAGAACGTAGACAACAAATTGAAGATCAAAATAAGAAGGGATTCTTTAGTAAATTATTTAAGAAATAA
- a CDS encoding linear amide C-N hydrolase, producing the protein MKFDCSSFSWSTKDNKHLLGRTYDQFGDLRGNKIIVIPRNHKINLQISNTNNIYYSINAFVGMGILGLPTPIFTDGINEKGLMGALLHFPQFAYYNPLPSKNAININPGFFIAYILSKCSTINDVLFEINNINFINELVFGKEIPVHYIFSDRSGEAVIIEPCKCGISVHRNSIGVLTNSPNYIWQIENLRNYLGITNVPRKPQTVVNYEICQFGEGSGGLGLPGDYTSVSRFVRLSFLKEFAVKGKDEIDGVTKMINNFASVEIPEGIIKDSNKPNYEQTLCISCMCSESLRYYFKLSSNSRINAINLEHEKYNTNIKYFQLPFQQDILFLN; encoded by the coding sequence ATGAAATTTGATTGTAGTAGTTTTTCATGGTCTACAAAAGATAATAAACATTTATTAGGTCGCACGTATGATCAATTTGGAGATCTAAGAGGAAATAAAATAATTGTAATTCCTAGGAATCATAAAATTAACTTGCAAATTAGTAATACTAACAATATTTATTATAGTATAAATGCTTTTGTTGGAATGGGCATTTTAGGATTACCTACACCAATTTTTACCGATGGAATAAATGAAAAGGGGCTTATGGGAGCTTTGTTGCATTTTCCTCAATTCGCCTATTATAATCCATTACCAAGTAAAAATGCTATAAATATAAATCCAGGATTTTTTATTGCATATATTTTATCAAAATGTTCAACTATTAATGATGTATTATTTGAAATTAATAATATAAACTTTATAAATGAATTAGTTTTTGGGAAAGAAATCCCCGTACACTATATATTTTCAGATAGAAGTGGCGAAGCAGTTATTATAGAACCTTGCAAGTGTGGCATAAGTGTTCATAGAAATTCAATTGGTGTTCTAACAAATAGTCCAAATTATATTTGGCAGATTGAAAATTTAAGAAATTATTTAGGTATTACTAATGTACCTAGAAAACCTCAAACTGTAGTGAATTATGAAATATGTCAATTTGGTGAAGGGTCAGGAGGCTTAGGATTGCCTGGAGATTATACTTCTGTTTCTCGTTTTGTTAGACTTTCATTTTTAAAAGAGTTTGCTGTAAAAGGTAAAGATGAAATTGATGGTGTTACAAAAATGATAAATAATTTTGCTTCAGTTGAAATACCAGAAGGCATAATAAAAGATTCAAACAAACCTAATTATGAACAAACATTATGTATATCATGTATGTGCTCAGAGAGTTTGAGGTATTATTTTAAATTATCATCTAATAGTAGAATAAATGCAATTAATTTAGAGCATGAAAAATATAATACAAATATAAAATATTTTCAGTTACCTTTCCAACAAGATATTTTATTTCTAAATTAA
- a CDS encoding tyrosine-type recombinase/integrase — MYNKLEKFIEYLYQKDKSKKTIYTYKNDIKRFIEYFEKNKLEINTINMRKFKDYLLEALLLSPKTVNRNIIAIRQFLEYIHINNIDIKMIKIQEQGFLEDTLTNDEVIRMIKETEKMHDLRAKAFICTLYYTGMRVSEAISLLSEDINKDSIRILGKGGKYRDILIPKKLKNIWKDYMIVRENNSDKLFTGREGGISRFTALNIVKKYGHMAKIKKDKVYNHAFRHLYCLNLVDRGIPLDAIKDLAGHKNISTTIIYTRKSKKQLLDIINQF, encoded by the coding sequence ATGTACAATAAATTAGAGAAATTTATAGAATACTTGTATCAAAAAGATAAAAGTAAAAAAACTATTTATACTTATAAAAATGATATAAAAAGGTTTATAGAATATTTTGAAAAAAATAAATTAGAAATTAATACAATTAATATGAGAAAGTTTAAAGATTATTTATTAGAAGCCTTGCTATTATCTCCTAAAACAGTAAATAGGAATATTATTGCAATTAGACAATTCTTAGAATATATACACATCAATAATATAGATATTAAAATGATAAAAATTCAAGAACAAGGGTTTTTGGAGGATACATTAACAAATGATGAAGTTATAAGAATGATAAAAGAAACTGAAAAAATGCATGATTTGAGGGCTAAGGCATTTATTTGTACTTTATATTATACAGGTATGAGAGTAAGTGAAGCTATTTCATTATTATCTGAAGATATCAATAAAGACAGTATTAGGATACTTGGTAAAGGAGGAAAATATAGAGATATACTGATTCCTAAAAAGTTAAAAAATATATGGAAAGATTATATGATTGTTAGAGAAAATAATAGTGATAAACTATTTACAGGTAGAGAAGGTGGAATTAGTAGGTTTACTGCTTTAAATATAGTTAAAAAATATGGGCATATGGCTAAAATAAAGAAAGATAAAGTTTATAATCATGCATTTAGGCATTTGTATTGTTTAAATTTAGTTGATAGAGGAATACCACTAGATGCTATAAAAGATCTTGCAGGTCATAAAAATATATCTACTACAATTATTTATACAAGAAAATCAAAGAAACAATTATTAGATATAATAAATCAATTTTAG
- a CDS encoding CCA tRNA nucleotidyltransferase: MKIKIPKWVNYIIHKLHEFNYEAYIVGGCVRDSLLEKKPNDWDITTSALPNEVINIFENLGYTILPTGLKHGTVTIVINNEHYEVTTYRIDGEYEDNRHPNKVEFTRNLKEDLNRRDFTINSMAYNHKDGLIDYFNSKNDLDSRIIKCVGDPVKRFSEDALRILRAYRFAAQLDFKIENKTLNATRQLKGNLKNISIERIRDEINKILLTDSTIFFQLYKFGILKIIFPELHQCHNVEQNSPYHMKNLFNHIINLVLNIEPKLHLKLTMLLHAICTVQCKTTDEKGIDYFHNHEELSSYKAKKILKRMKYDNNTINKVSILIKYHNRKIDSNKSIRKLLSLIGEDNFRDLLKVKEADIKAQNLKYYHERHNKLIEIEARLNEILSKNQCFLLKDLKVNGRDLLELGYSGKDIGDILNNLLEKVLENPDLNDKNKLISIIK, encoded by the coding sequence ATTAAAATAAAGATTCCTAAATGGGTTAATTATATTATACATAAGTTACACGAGTTTAATTATGAAGCATATATAGTTGGTGGATGTGTTAGAGATAGTTTATTAGAAAAAAAACCTAATGATTGGGATATAACTACAAGTGCTTTACCTAATGAGGTTATAAATATATTTGAAAATTTAGGATATACTATACTTCCCACTGGATTAAAGCATGGTACAGTAACCATAGTTATAAATAATGAACATTATGAAGTTACAACATATAGAATAGATGGAGAGTATGAAGATAATAGACATCCCAATAAAGTAGAGTTTACAAGAAATTTAAAAGAAGATTTAAATCGTAGAGATTTCACAATTAATTCAATGGCCTATAACCATAAAGATGGATTAATTGACTATTTTAATAGTAAAAATGATTTAGATTCAAGAATAATTAAATGTGTAGGAGATCCTGTCAAAAGATTTTCAGAAGATGCACTTAGAATATTAAGAGCTTACAGATTTGCAGCACAACTTGATTTTAAAATTGAAAATAAAACATTAAATGCAACTAGGCAGTTAAAAGGTAATCTTAAAAATATATCTATAGAAAGAATTAGAGATGAAATTAATAAAATATTACTTACAGATAGTACTATATTTTTTCAGTTATATAAGTTTGGAATACTTAAAATAATATTCCCTGAACTTCATCAATGCCATAATGTAGAACAAAATAGCCCTTATCATATGAAAAATCTTTTCAATCATATTATAAATTTAGTTTTAAATATAGAACCCAAATTACATTTAAAATTAACTATGTTATTACATGCTATATGCACAGTACAATGTAAAACAACTGATGAAAAAGGCATAGATTATTTTCATAATCATGAAGAATTGTCTTCATATAAAGCTAAAAAAATTTTAAAAAGAATGAAATATGATAACAATACCATAAATAAAGTTAGTATATTAATAAAATATCATAATAGGAAAATTGATAGTAATAAATCTATAAGAAAATTATTAAGTTTAATTGGTGAGGATAACTTTAGAGATTTATTAAAAGTTAAAGAAGCAGATATAAAAGCACAAAATCTTAAATATTATCATGAAAGACATAATAAATTAATTGAAATAGAAGCGAGATTAAATGAAATCCTTTCTAAAAATCAATGTTTTTTATTAAAAGATTTAAAAGTTAATGGACGTGATTTATTAGAACTGGGATATAGCGGGAAAGACATTGGTGATATTTTAAATAATTTACTTGAAAAGGTCTTAGAAAATCCAGACTTAAATGATAAAAATAAATTGATTAGTATAATTAAATAA